In one window of Bifidobacterium crudilactis DNA:
- the tmk gene encoding dTMP kinase, whose product MTGLFISFEGVDGVGKTTQVNRLHNYALERGLQPLVTREPGGTPVGLAIRELVLHGIAAFPSFAVTGGSDVVEEGDDLGPRTEALLYAADRAQHVSQVIRPALQRGQLVVSDRYVDSSLAYQAGGRELTVDDVRGLSTWATHGLMPRRTYLLDMDPELSHARLRHQLDRLEVEGDDFQRRTRDEFLKLAEAEPERFVVLDASQSPDDIWQRIRRDFDALTAESGISGSSEQDSR is encoded by the coding sequence ATGACAGGCCTCTTCATTTCCTTCGAAGGCGTCGACGGCGTGGGGAAAACCACGCAGGTCAACCGTTTGCACAACTATGCCCTTGAGCGGGGCCTGCAGCCTTTGGTGACCAGGGAACCCGGCGGCACTCCGGTGGGACTGGCCATCCGTGAACTCGTGTTGCACGGCATCGCGGCCTTCCCGTCATTCGCCGTGACGGGGGGCTCCGACGTCGTGGAGGAGGGTGACGACCTCGGCCCGAGGACGGAGGCTCTGCTCTATGCCGCCGATCGCGCCCAACACGTTTCCCAGGTGATTCGACCGGCCTTGCAACGCGGTCAACTGGTGGTCAGCGACCGCTACGTGGATTCCTCTCTGGCATACCAGGCGGGCGGGCGCGAGCTTACGGTCGATGACGTTCGAGGTCTGAGCACCTGGGCGACACACGGTCTGATGCCTCGACGAACCTATCTGCTCGATATGGACCCAGAGCTGTCCCATGCCAGACTTCGTCACCAGCTCGACAGATTGGAAGTGGAGGGCGATGACTTCCAACGCCGTACCCGTGACGAGTTTCTGAAGCTTGCCGAGGCGGAGCCCGAACGATTCGTCGTGTTGGACGCCAGTCAGTCACCTGATGACATCTGGCAGCGCATCCGGCGTGATTTCGATGCCTTGACGGCGGAATCCGGGATATCCGGGTCCTCGGAACAGGATTCCCGATGA
- a CDS encoding DNA polymerase III subunit delta': MSVWDAIVGQRPVVDMLSRVAQLSGPSADPSGQHSRRDDLAQSWLICGPPGSGRSNVARAFAAAMDSPDHGLDDEPTKVTRQVLSGTHPDVTILATDKVTIGIDQVRDLIATSEQMPSTAPWRIIIIEDVDRMMERTTNVLLKEIEEPAEHTIWLLCAPSPQDVLPTIRSRTRIVNLAVPTTAAVTAFLKEHTDADRHVAARAARLAEGHIGIARLYATNERVMADRDSLVVGVLGMSRTSDAVMLAEGLIENARGQAQEDIAAQVEAEQRSFRRINGLDEKDRMPPNLRSAYHAIGAKDDVRRRVTRRSRDVLDRALNSVASVYRDVCVLQNNAEDAVGIINLENRTAITELSVRLSRSQAIDRLEHIAVARRRMAGNVAPQLAFEALFASLVV; the protein is encoded by the coding sequence ATGAGTGTCTGGGATGCCATCGTCGGGCAGCGCCCCGTCGTGGACATGCTTTCCAGGGTCGCGCAGCTGTCCGGGCCGAGTGCGGACCCAAGCGGGCAGCACTCCCGTCGCGACGACCTCGCACAGTCCTGGCTGATTTGCGGACCTCCGGGATCGGGGCGCTCAAACGTCGCACGGGCCTTTGCGGCGGCGATGGACAGTCCTGACCATGGACTTGATGACGAGCCCACCAAGGTGACCAGGCAGGTTCTTTCCGGAACGCACCCCGATGTCACCATCCTGGCCACGGATAAGGTGACCATCGGCATCGACCAGGTGCGTGACCTTATCGCCACCTCCGAGCAGATGCCGAGCACCGCTCCCTGGCGAATCATCATCATCGAGGACGTCGACCGCATGATGGAGCGCACCACGAACGTGCTGCTCAAGGAAATCGAGGAGCCTGCGGAACACACGATTTGGCTGCTGTGCGCACCAAGCCCGCAGGATGTGCTGCCGACCATCCGTTCCCGTACCAGAATCGTCAACCTCGCCGTACCCACCACCGCCGCGGTAACGGCTTTTCTCAAGGAGCATACGGATGCGGACCGGCACGTTGCGGCGCGGGCCGCGCGTTTGGCCGAAGGACACATCGGCATCGCCCGTCTGTACGCCACGAACGAGCGAGTGATGGCCGACAGGGATTCTCTGGTCGTCGGCGTGCTCGGCATGTCTCGGACGTCGGACGCGGTCATGCTGGCCGAAGGGCTCATCGAGAATGCCCGTGGGCAGGCGCAGGAGGACATCGCGGCTCAGGTCGAGGCGGAACAGCGCTCTTTCAGAAGAATCAACGGTCTGGATGAGAAGGACCGCATGCCGCCCAACCTCAGGTCGGCGTATCACGCGATTGGCGCAAAGGATGATGTGAGACGACGTGTGACCCGACGTTCGCGGGATGTGCTTGATCGGGCGTTGAATTCCGTGGCCAGCGTGTATCGGGATGTATGTGTATTGCAGAACAATGCCGAGGACGCCGTCGGCATCATCAATCTGGAGAACCGTACGGCGATTACCGAACTCTCGGTGCGGCTGAGCCGATCCCAGGCGATTGACCGCTTGGAGCACATCGCCGTCGCCCGCCGCCGCATGGCAGGGAATGTGGCGCCTCAATTGGCGTTTGAAGCCCTGTTCGCCAGCTTGGTGGTCTGA
- a CDS encoding YbhB/YbcL family Raf kinase inhibitor-like protein, with product MRISTDFTQIPDEYGKYADASGRIDGVPVVSFPFTIAEIPNTCSVLHWELVDPDSIPVCGFQWIHWSVANLSMTDIAFEDGVVRIPADFSRQQPRLAPSAIQGRTSAASPFVGKDHPEVTMRYNGPQPPDRPHGYLLRVWAASQSIEGLDEGFWLNELEGRMREPHAYLDSATAILPSRA from the coding sequence ATGAGAATTTCCACTGATTTCACGCAGATACCAGACGAGTACGGCAAATATGCGGATGCATCGGGGCGTATCGACGGTGTGCCGGTGGTCTCCTTCCCTTTCACGATTGCAGAGATTCCGAACACCTGCAGTGTCTTGCATTGGGAGCTGGTCGATCCGGATTCGATTCCGGTGTGCGGATTCCAGTGGATTCATTGGTCGGTGGCGAATCTGTCCATGACCGATATCGCTTTCGAGGACGGCGTAGTGCGCATTCCCGCTGATTTCTCACGTCAGCAACCGCGGCTTGCTCCGAGCGCGATCCAGGGACGGACCTCGGCGGCGTCACCCTTCGTTGGCAAGGACCATCCCGAAGTGACGATGCGATACAACGGGCCGCAGCCGCCGGACCGTCCTCATGGCTATCTTCTGCGCGTTTGGGCGGCTTCGCAAAGCATCGAAGGTCTGGACGAAGGGTTCTGGCTGAACGAGCTCGAAGGCCGGATGCGTGAACCACACGCCTATCTGGATTCGGCGACGGCGATCCTCCCCAGCAGAGCCTGA
- a CDS encoding C69 family dipeptidase, translating into MSCTTILVGKNVSYDGSTIIARNEDSADGEFTAKRFVVVHPDEQPRQYTSVISHLSIDLDEEYSGQQPMRYTAMPDAVQKQGIWAEAGVNAENVAMSATETITSNERVLGADPLVEYAPAVGHQGEQGYHAEVPGGIGEEDMVTLVLPYIHSAKDGVRRLGALLERYGTYEMNGVAFSDVDEIWWLETVGGHHWIAKRVPDEAYVTMPNQLGIDEFDIEDAFGEQESHLCSDDLREFIESNHLDLAVEHESLFNPRDAFGSHSDSDHVYNTPRAWFMQRYLNPYDEVWDGPDAVHTPMSDDIPWGRQPERKITIEDIRYLLASHYQGTVYDPYGTQGDDRTRGMFRPIGINRNSQLAVLQIRPDQPESCRSLQWIAYGSNAFNTLVPFFSNVDGTPEYLESTGARVTTENFYWANRIIAGLCDHAYAGTANAVESYRQKTGAQGHRIVAATDEQVARLGASDTSTANGEVRGILEAANQAIAEELKKETDALLNGVLFTVSMGMRNGFRMSDN; encoded by the coding sequence ATGTCCTGCACCACAATTCTGGTAGGCAAGAATGTCAGCTATGACGGGTCCACGATTATCGCCCGCAACGAGGATTCCGCGGATGGGGAGTTCACCGCGAAACGCTTCGTGGTGGTGCATCCCGACGAGCAGCCCCGGCAGTACACGAGTGTCATCAGCCACCTGAGCATCGATCTGGACGAGGAGTACTCTGGCCAGCAGCCGATGCGCTACACCGCGATGCCCGACGCCGTGCAGAAGCAGGGGATATGGGCGGAGGCCGGTGTCAACGCCGAGAACGTGGCTATGAGCGCCACGGAAACGATTACCAGCAACGAGCGTGTGCTGGGTGCAGACCCTCTGGTGGAGTATGCGCCTGCGGTAGGTCATCAAGGCGAGCAGGGCTATCACGCCGAAGTGCCCGGCGGCATCGGCGAGGAGGATATGGTGACCCTCGTCCTGCCCTACATTCATTCCGCGAAGGACGGGGTCCGCAGACTCGGAGCTCTGCTTGAGCGTTACGGCACCTACGAGATGAATGGCGTGGCCTTCAGCGATGTCGATGAGATTTGGTGGCTGGAGACCGTAGGAGGTCATCATTGGATCGCCAAACGTGTCCCCGATGAGGCCTATGTGACCATGCCGAACCAGTTGGGGATAGATGAATTCGACATCGAAGACGCCTTCGGTGAGCAGGAGTCGCATCTGTGCTCGGACGATTTGCGGGAATTCATCGAATCGAATCATCTCGACCTGGCCGTCGAGCATGAGTCGCTGTTCAATCCGCGAGACGCCTTCGGATCGCATTCGGATTCCGACCATGTGTACAACACCCCTCGAGCATGGTTCATGCAGCGCTATCTCAATCCCTACGATGAGGTCTGGGACGGGCCGGATGCAGTGCATACGCCGATGTCGGACGACATTCCCTGGGGACGTCAGCCCGAGCGCAAAATCACCATCGAGGATATCCGATACCTGCTCGCATCCCACTATCAGGGCACCGTATACGATCCTTACGGCACGCAGGGGGATGATCGCACGCGGGGCATGTTCCGCCCCATCGGCATCAACCGCAACAGCCAGCTCGCGGTGCTGCAGATCCGCCCCGACCAGCCCGAATCATGCCGTTCGCTGCAGTGGATAGCCTATGGTTCCAATGCCTTCAACACCTTGGTGCCGTTCTTCTCGAATGTGGATGGCACTCCGGAATATCTCGAGTCGACCGGAGCGAGGGTCACCACCGAGAATTTCTACTGGGCCAACCGCATCATCGCGGGATTGTGCGACCACGCCTATGCGGGCACCGCCAACGCCGTGGAAAGCTACCGGCAGAAGACGGGTGCTCAGGGTCACAGAATCGTTGCCGCCACCGATGAACAGGTGGCTCGGCTCGGGGCCTCGGACACTTCCACGGCAAACGGCGAGGTTCGTGGCATTCTGGAAGCGGCGAATCAGGCAATCGCCGAAGAATTGAAGAAGGAAACCGATGCTCTGCTCAACGGGGTGCTGTTTACCGTGAGCATGGGCATGCGCAACGGTTTCCGTATGTCCGATAATTAA
- a CDS encoding formate--tetrahydrofolate ligase, with translation MSTYESYVTQYGQVEKIDAFAYLKDLEDNPQEPRKHGKVVLVTADTPLKASRGEGKTTTTIALIDALRARGVDAAAVLRQPSMGITAAGSKGGASGGGKASLTHPELIDWGLCGEMAAIAAAQNLLVAFAEKAVDDGRIDTILLPRVSETPSRSLRQIAVDRGKGNVPERMVLTPTCELMQIVVLSRSMEEIGRRVSEIVAGTLDGKPVVFGDFIDLWRITNILTDAVKPALTETKQGSPVYVHCGPFANVSIGIPSLVSVELACARHDVVIVEAGYGTDAGAQKWLDIAAREFGAQWPAAAVVVTRASTWRDDPSLRWRYPFHINRLEGLGLASFPLINLWEGEDDQVPQLREQAADLGFRNPIVGNLFRDGGDALSDQLDAFIDAIHTSGDAVASESSESHRGMDTLDDVRWIIRSAYGVPPERVVLREGFEQSLQAARELCASLGKRLEDMAVVAVKSPATMTDDDHASEQDRTVTLKKVEVHAGAGLVQVNLTSSLTTPMPKIV, from the coding sequence ATGAGCACCTACGAAAGCTATGTCACGCAATACGGACAGGTCGAGAAAATCGATGCCTTCGCGTATCTGAAGGATTTGGAAGACAACCCGCAGGAGCCGAGAAAGCACGGGAAAGTGGTGCTGGTCACCGCCGACACCCCGCTGAAGGCATCTCGCGGGGAAGGCAAGACCACTACGACCATCGCGCTGATCGACGCGTTGCGCGCCCGTGGTGTCGACGCCGCCGCGGTGCTCAGGCAGCCCAGCATGGGTATCACGGCTGCGGGGTCTAAAGGTGGCGCTTCAGGCGGCGGCAAGGCATCCCTGACGCATCCGGAGCTGATTGACTGGGGGCTGTGCGGGGAGATGGCGGCAATCGCCGCCGCTCAGAACCTGCTGGTGGCCTTCGCGGAAAAAGCCGTGGACGACGGCAGGATCGACACGATTCTGTTGCCTCGGGTCTCCGAAACCCCGTCGAGGTCATTGCGACAGATTGCCGTGGACCGCGGCAAGGGCAATGTGCCTGAGCGCATGGTGCTCACGCCGACCTGCGAGCTGATGCAGATCGTGGTGCTGTCTCGCAGCATGGAGGAGATAGGCCGGAGAGTCTCGGAAATCGTCGCGGGAACACTTGACGGCAAACCCGTGGTGTTCGGGGACTTCATCGATCTGTGGCGCATCACCAACATTCTCACCGATGCCGTGAAGCCGGCGCTGACCGAGACCAAACAAGGTTCCCCGGTCTATGTGCACTGCGGTCCTTTCGCCAACGTGTCCATCGGCATCCCCAGCCTCGTGTCCGTTGAACTGGCATGCGCGCGGCATGACGTGGTAATCGTCGAGGCAGGATACGGAACCGACGCCGGAGCGCAGAAATGGCTGGACATCGCGGCCAGGGAGTTCGGCGCGCAGTGGCCGGCAGCGGCCGTCGTCGTCACCAGAGCGAGCACATGGCGTGACGATCCCAGCCTGCGCTGGCGCTATCCATTCCACATCAACCGTCTTGAAGGCCTTGGACTGGCATCGTTCCCGCTGATCAATCTGTGGGAGGGGGAGGACGATCAGGTTCCTCAGCTGCGTGAGCAGGCCGCGGACCTGGGCTTCCGCAACCCCATCGTGGGCAATCTCTTCCGTGACGGCGGGGATGCGCTCTCGGATCAGTTGGATGCCTTCATCGACGCCATTCATACGAGCGGGGATGCCGTGGCCTCGGAATCTTCGGAAAGCCATCGCGGGATGGACACACTTGACGATGTGCGGTGGATTATACGCAGCGCATACGGTGTGCCGCCGGAAAGAGTGGTTTTGCGCGAAGGCTTCGAACAATCCTTGCAGGCTGCACGAGAGCTGTGTGCCAGCCTTGGTAAGCGACTCGAAGACATGGCCGTCGTGGCCGTCAAGTCTCCTGCGACGATGACCGATGACGACCATGCATCCGAACAGGACCGCACCGTAACCTTGAAGAAGGTCGAAGTGCATGCAGGAGCCGGTTTGGTGCAGGTGAATCTGACATCCTCACTGACCACGCCGATGCCGAAAATCGTCTGA
- a CDS encoding MIP/aquaporin family protein — MDYPLMTRLAAECMGTALLMVFGNGAVANVELKATKGHHSGWLTIAMGYGFGVMFPVMMFGAVSGAQINPAMTIALATNGLFPWSEVAPYILAQIVGAAIGQLIVYVTYYPHYRDTDSADAIFASFSTTDAAGSRSNYFLNEFFGTLILVLGALCCLSLPWGQKDPAVASLAVGFIVWGLVTSLGGPTGPGLNPARDAVPRLLHQLLPISHKGSSRWNEAWIPVVAPIAGAIIGAWLFHAIFA, encoded by the coding sequence GTGGATTACCCCTTGATGACCAGGCTCGCAGCGGAGTGCATGGGAACGGCCCTGCTCATGGTATTCGGCAACGGAGCTGTGGCAAATGTGGAGCTCAAAGCAACGAAGGGACATCATTCCGGATGGCTTACCATCGCCATGGGATACGGCTTCGGCGTGATGTTTCCGGTGATGATGTTCGGCGCGGTCTCGGGCGCGCAGATCAATCCCGCGATGACCATCGCCTTGGCGACGAACGGCCTCTTTCCATGGAGCGAGGTCGCGCCGTATATTCTGGCGCAGATCGTCGGCGCTGCAATCGGTCAGTTGATCGTCTACGTCACCTACTACCCGCATTATCGTGATACCGATTCGGCTGACGCGATTTTCGCGAGTTTCTCGACGACCGATGCCGCGGGCTCACGTTCCAACTATTTCCTCAACGAGTTTTTCGGCACGCTGATTCTGGTGCTCGGCGCATTGTGCTGCCTGTCCCTGCCTTGGGGACAGAAGGACCCGGCGGTGGCCTCGCTGGCCGTGGGCTTCATCGTCTGGGGACTGGTGACATCCTTGGGCGGTCCGACCGGGCCCGGCCTCAACCCGGCCAGAGATGCCGTGCCGCGTCTGCTGCATCAGTTGCTTCCCATCTCGCATAAGGGTTCTTCTCGGTGGAACGAAGCATGGATTCCCGTCGTGGCCCCTATTGCAGGTGCGATTATCGGCGCCTGGCTCTTCCACGCGATTTTCGCCTGA
- a CDS encoding DUF3152 domain-containing protein, producing the protein MWNRLSGAFGGIMAALRLHPHEGHAVWSPCSAHDQEMQRIYRIRRAAVLCVGALILVGILAGVGVAVNNTRAGKVQGRSYAKAVASSSKTKPDGHGPLVRQAAPAAQPLAVLTDSQRKAIASKAQTVAEASGNTIRRYRYCISSTDGIDGITVFESVVFRTLNSSLGWPRAGATFSYAGNGCDMTLILAEADTMTSFSEGCSEEYSCRVEDKVIINADRWRNGTSDWLKAGGTVERYRQLVINHEVGHRLGHLDNEATCSVPGGAAPVMQQQSMSLRGCSPNEWPLDSELWVS; encoded by the coding sequence ATGTGGAACAGATTGTCCGGGGCGTTCGGCGGCATCATGGCCGCGTTGCGCTTGCATCCCCATGAGGGACATGCCGTTTGGAGTCCGTGTTCTGCGCATGACCAGGAAATGCAGCGTATCTACAGGATTCGCAGAGCTGCGGTCCTGTGCGTCGGCGCTCTCATTCTGGTGGGTATTCTTGCCGGCGTGGGTGTGGCGGTGAATAATACCAGGGCCGGAAAAGTGCAGGGTCGGTCATATGCGAAGGCCGTGGCGAGTTCTTCGAAGACCAAGCCTGACGGTCACGGCCCGCTTGTCAGGCAGGCTGCTCCTGCCGCTCAACCCTTGGCCGTACTGACCGACAGTCAGCGAAAGGCGATTGCCTCCAAGGCTCAGACTGTGGCGGAAGCCAGCGGCAACACTATTCGCCGGTATCGGTACTGCATCTCCTCGACCGACGGCATCGACGGCATCACGGTATTCGAGAGTGTGGTCTTCCGGACATTGAATTCGAGTTTGGGGTGGCCTCGTGCGGGTGCCACCTTTTCATATGCCGGCAACGGATGCGATATGACGTTGATTCTGGCCGAGGCCGACACGATGACGTCCTTTTCCGAGGGGTGCAGCGAGGAATACAGCTGCCGTGTCGAGGACAAGGTCATCATCAATGCGGATCGCTGGCGGAACGGTACCTCGGACTGGTTGAAGGCGGGTGGAACGGTGGAACGTTACAGGCAGCTGGTAATCAACCACGAAGTAGGCCACCGGCTTGGACACCTCGACAACGAGGCCACATGCAGCGTCCCGGGAGGTGCCGCGCCGGTGATGCAGCAGCAGTCGATGTCTTTGCGCGGATGCTCTCCGAATGAGTGGCCGCTGGACTCGGAACTGTGGGTGTCCTGA